The Nostoc sp. NIES-3756 DNA window TTTGCGCGGTTAGCTTTACGACGACCTGTTGCCATAATTTATGCTCTCTATTTAGTCAATAGTCAACAGTCAATAGTCAATAGTCAATCACTTTTGACTTTTGACTTTTGACAGTTTAGAAATCTAAACCAGCTTCGCGTGCTGCTTCGGCTAGTGCTTTGATGCGACCGTGGTATAAGTTACCACCTCTATCAAATACGACTTTGGTAATGCCTTTTTCTAGCGATCGCTGTGCGATCAATTTACCGATTTGGGCTGATGCTGTACAGTTACCGCCCGATGTCAAACTAGATTTCACTTCTGGTTCTACAGTTGATGCTGCTACCAGTGTGTGATGTTGTGTATCATCAATTACTTGAGCGTAAATATGCTCATTAGAGCGGAATACAGCCAACCGTGGACGTTCTGGAGAACCTTGAACTTTACCACGAATGCGTCTGTGACGACGATTTTTTGATTCTCTACGAGTAAGTTTCATGTTTACTTCTTACCACCCTTACCAGTCTTACCAGCTTTACGTCTGACCACCTCACCGGCATAGCGAATACCTTTACCCTTGTAAGGTTCTGGTGGACGAACGGCACGAACTTTTGCTGCTGTGTTACCAACAATTTCTTTGTCATAGCCACTGACTA harbors:
- the rplR gene encoding 50S ribosomal protein L18, producing the protein MKLTRRESKNRRHRRIRGKVQGSPERPRLAVFRSNEHIYAQVIDDTQHHTLVAASTVEPEVKSSLTSGGNCTASAQIGKLIAQRSLEKGITKVVFDRGGNLYHGRIKALAEAAREAGLDF